The Streptomyces sp. Mut1 genome window below encodes:
- a CDS encoding BMP family lipoprotein: MRRITRIAAVGVMSAALAVSVTACGDSSSSSSSSSDSKDKKTALAYDIGGRGDQSFNDAAYAGLAKAEKDLGVKGTEAEPSDGESDADKVQRLTSLARAGNNPVIGVGFAYAPAIKKVAPKFPKITFGIIDDASVTGSNIANIVFNEEQGSYLAGVAAAKVTKTKTVGFIGGVETPLIKKFEAGFTQGVKDTNSSVKVISQYLTQPPNFDGFSKPDLGKAAAQGQLDKKADVIYSAAGLAGSGAIEAVSKAGKWNIGVDSDQYNQKGLAAYKESILTSVTKDVEDSVFNLIKSVQDGKPQSGEIRYGLDKDGVGLATSNPKFTEMTDVVAAVDKAKQEIIDGKITVKTTP, encoded by the coding sequence TTGCGCCGGATCACTAGGATCGCCGCTGTTGGCGTCATGTCCGCAGCACTCGCAGTCAGCGTTACCGCGTGTGGCGACTCGTCCTCCTCGTCGAGCAGCAGCTCCGACTCCAAGGACAAGAAAACCGCCCTCGCGTACGACATCGGCGGACGCGGGGACCAGTCGTTCAACGACGCCGCCTACGCGGGCCTGGCCAAGGCCGAGAAGGACCTCGGCGTCAAGGGCACCGAGGCCGAGCCCTCGGACGGCGAGTCGGACGCGGACAAGGTCCAGCGCCTCACCTCGCTGGCCCGCGCCGGGAACAACCCGGTCATCGGTGTCGGCTTCGCCTACGCGCCCGCCATCAAGAAGGTCGCGCCGAAGTTCCCGAAGATCACCTTCGGCATCATCGACGACGCCTCGGTGACCGGCTCCAACATCGCCAACATCGTCTTCAACGAGGAGCAGGGCTCCTACCTCGCGGGTGTCGCCGCCGCCAAGGTCACCAAGACCAAGACGGTCGGCTTCATCGGCGGTGTCGAGACCCCGCTGATCAAGAAGTTCGAGGCGGGCTTCACGCAGGGCGTCAAGGACACCAACTCCTCGGTGAAGGTGATCTCCCAGTACCTGACCCAGCCGCCGAACTTCGACGGCTTCTCCAAGCCCGACCTCGGCAAGGCCGCGGCCCAGGGCCAGCTCGACAAGAAGGCCGACGTGATCTACTCGGCGGCCGGTCTGGCCGGTTCCGGTGCGATCGAGGCCGTCTCCAAGGCCGGCAAGTGGAACATCGGCGTCGACTCCGACCAGTACAACCAGAAGGGCCTGGCGGCCTACAAGGAGTCCATCCTGACCTCGGTCACGAAGGACGTCGAGGACTCGGTCTTCAACCTGATCAAGTCCGTGCAGGACGGCAAGCCGCAGTCCGGTGAGATCCGCTACGGCCTGGACAAGGACGGCGTCGGCCTGGCCACGTCGAACCCGAAGTTCACCGAGATGACCGACGTCGTCGCCGCCGTGGACAAGGCCAAGCAGGAGATCATCGACGGCAAGATCACCGTCAAGACCACCCCGTAA
- a CDS encoding ABC transporter ATP-binding protein: MSGQGECVINASSSPPAVELHGITKRFPGVVANHDIGITVHKGTVHALVGENGAGKSTLMKILYGMQKPDEGTIAVDGEQVSFGNPGDAIARGIGMVHQHFMLADNFTVLENVVLGGEKLHGIGAAARKKIKEISDAYGLGVRPDALVEDLGVADRQRVEILKVLYRGARILILDEPTAVLVPQEVDALFANLRELKAEGLTVIFISHKLGEVLSVADEITVIRRGTTVGTADPAQTTTKQLAELMVGSELPSPETRESTVTDEPMLRVEGLSLTMTDPDGTVRDVLSDVGFTIHKGEVLGIAGVEGNGQTELIDALIGMKSADSGVITLGDQDISRVPTRKRRERGIGYIPEDRHRHGVLLDAPLWENRILGHVTEKPNSRGFLLDPGAARQDTVRIVREYDVRTPGIEVTAASLSGGNQQKLIVGREMSHAPKLLIAAHPTRGVDVGAQAQIWDQIREARREGLAVLLISADLDELIGLSDTLRVMYRGKLVADADPATITPEELGSAMTGAAAGHLEAAPEDEA, translated from the coding sequence CTGTCCGGCCAAGGAGAGTGCGTCATCAACGCGTCCAGCAGTCCCCCCGCCGTAGAACTGCACGGCATCACCAAGCGTTTCCCCGGCGTCGTCGCCAACCACGACATCGGCATCACCGTCCACAAGGGCACGGTCCACGCCCTCGTGGGCGAGAACGGTGCCGGCAAGTCCACCCTGATGAAGATCCTCTACGGCATGCAGAAGCCGGACGAGGGCACCATCGCGGTGGACGGCGAGCAGGTCTCGTTCGGCAACCCCGGCGACGCCATCGCGCGCGGCATCGGCATGGTGCACCAGCACTTCATGCTCGCCGACAACTTCACCGTCCTGGAGAACGTCGTACTCGGCGGCGAGAAGCTGCACGGCATCGGCGCCGCCGCCCGGAAGAAGATCAAGGAGATCTCCGACGCCTACGGCCTGGGCGTACGGCCCGACGCGCTCGTCGAGGACCTGGGGGTCGCCGACCGGCAGCGGGTGGAGATCCTCAAGGTCCTCTACCGCGGCGCCCGCATCCTGATCCTCGACGAGCCGACCGCGGTGCTCGTCCCGCAGGAGGTGGACGCGCTCTTCGCGAACCTCCGCGAGCTCAAGGCCGAGGGCCTGACCGTCATCTTCATCTCGCACAAGCTCGGCGAGGTCCTCTCGGTCGCCGACGAGATCACGGTGATCCGGCGCGGTACGACCGTCGGCACCGCCGACCCGGCGCAGACCACGACCAAGCAGCTCGCCGAGCTGATGGTCGGCAGCGAACTGCCCTCGCCCGAGACCCGTGAGTCCACGGTGACGGATGAGCCGATGCTCCGCGTCGAGGGGCTCTCCCTCACGATGACGGACCCGGACGGCACCGTCCGCGACGTCCTGTCCGATGTCGGCTTCACCATCCACAAGGGTGAGGTCCTCGGCATCGCGGGCGTCGAGGGCAACGGCCAGACCGAGCTGATCGACGCGCTCATCGGGATGAAGTCCGCCGACAGCGGCGTGATCACCCTGGGCGACCAGGACATCTCCCGGGTACCCACCCGCAAGCGGCGCGAGCGCGGCATCGGCTACATCCCCGAGGACCGGCACCGGCACGGGGTCCTGCTGGACGCGCCGCTCTGGGAGAACCGCATCCTCGGACACGTCACCGAGAAGCCCAACAGCCGCGGCTTCCTGCTGGACCCCGGGGCCGCCCGCCAGGACACCGTGCGGATCGTGCGCGAGTACGACGTACGCACCCCCGGCATCGAGGTCACAGCCGCCTCCCTCTCCGGCGGCAACCAGCAGAAGCTGATCGTCGGCCGCGAGATGAGCCACGCGCCGAAGCTCCTGATCGCCGCCCACCCCACCCGTGGCGTGGACGTCGGCGCGCAGGCGCAGATCTGGGACCAGATCCGCGAGGCCCGCCGCGAAGGGCTCGCGGTCCTGCTCATCTCGGCGGACCTGGACGAGCTGATCGGACTCTCCGACACCCTGCGCGTCATGTACCGCGGCAAGCTCGTCGCGGACGCCGACCCCGCGACCATCACCCCCGAGGAACTGGGCTCGGCCATGACCGGCGCCGCCGCAGGTCACCTCGAAGCAGCACCGGAGGACGAGGCCTGA
- a CDS encoding ABC transporter permease gives MKKLDKDRLILGFAGPALALVVAFVLSTLVLLVSDRDPFELYRLLFEQASYSDVQVLIINQAGTYYLAALAVAVGFRMNLFNIGVDGQYRLAAMMAALVGASVNLPGALQIALIVIVAMLVGAFWAGIAGILKTTRGVSEVVSTIMLNSIATALIAWLILPKNFGDQAAGSNNLTTGEIHESGWFPGLSLGAESGEIYGFTFVAAGCGLVYWFVLNRTRFGFDLRATGASESAAQASGVDAKKMVLTSMLISGAVAGLAGMPTLLGDTHTYSLDFPVGIGFTGITIALLGRNHPVGIALSALLIAFLDKASSPLDQFGFEKEIATIMQGLIVISVVISYELVRRYGTRRQQQKVGEELAAGHALTTEKEAAL, from the coding sequence ATGAAGAAACTCGACAAGGACCGGCTGATCCTGGGCTTCGCCGGGCCGGCGCTCGCCCTGGTCGTCGCCTTCGTGCTCAGCACCCTGGTGCTGCTCGTGTCGGACCGCGATCCCTTCGAGCTGTACCGGCTGCTGTTCGAGCAGGCGTCGTACTCCGACGTACAGGTACTGATCATCAACCAGGCCGGCACGTACTACCTCGCCGCACTCGCGGTCGCGGTCGGCTTCCGGATGAACCTCTTCAACATCGGCGTCGACGGCCAGTACCGCCTCGCGGCGATGATGGCCGCCCTCGTCGGCGCGAGCGTCAACCTCCCCGGAGCGCTCCAGATCGCCCTGATCGTCATCGTGGCGATGCTGGTCGGCGCGTTCTGGGCGGGCATCGCGGGCATCCTCAAGACGACCCGGGGAGTGAGCGAGGTCGTCTCCACGATCATGCTCAACTCCATCGCGACCGCACTGATCGCCTGGCTCATCCTGCCGAAGAACTTCGGTGACCAGGCAGCCGGCTCCAACAACCTGACGACGGGCGAGATCCACGAGTCCGGCTGGTTCCCCGGGCTGTCCCTGGGCGCCGAGTCCGGCGAGATCTACGGCTTCACGTTCGTCGCCGCGGGCTGCGGCCTCGTCTACTGGTTCGTCCTGAACCGCACCCGCTTCGGCTTCGACCTGCGGGCCACCGGAGCCAGTGAGAGCGCCGCCCAGGCATCCGGCGTGGACGCCAAGAAGATGGTCCTCACCTCGATGCTGATCTCCGGCGCGGTCGCCGGCCTGGCGGGCATGCCGACGCTGCTCGGCGACACCCACACCTACAGCCTCGACTTCCCGGTCGGCATCGGCTTCACCGGCATCACCATCGCCCTGCTCGGCCGTAACCACCCGGTGGGCATCGCCCTCAGCGCCCTGCTGATCGCGTTCCTGGACAAGGCGTCCTCCCCGCTCGACCAGTTCGGCTTCGAGAAGGAAATCGCCACGATCATGCAGGGCCTGATCGTGATCTCCGTCGTCATCAGCTACGAACTGGTCCGCCGTTACGGGACCCGCCGTCAGCAGCAGAAGGTCGGCGAAGAGCTCGCCGCCGGCCACGCCCTCACGACCGAGAAGGAGGCGGCCCTGTGA
- a CDS encoding ABC transporter permease, which produces MSTSKVSAARVAPKKGGGRHKLSLPVVLLIVAGALALVSLVRLISGADDVTSVGQVAGALELAVPIGLAGLGGLWAERAGVVNIGLEGMMILGTWFGAWAGFQWGPWAGVAFGIIGGALGGLLHAVMTVTFGVNHIVSGVAINILAVGVTRYLSNFTFANDPGGSSKQSPRLEEIDKITIPGLSDWLQDLQQHHWFFVSDLAGIIGGLVTGLSLLTVVALLLIPVTWWVLWRTAFGLRLRSCGESPVAAETLGVNVYKYKYIAVTISGGLAGLGGAFLAIVASSIYQEGQTGGRGYIGLAAMIFGNWMPGGMALGAGLFGFTDSLKLRGGAENVHAMLLLLAILLVIAVLWQLYRKKYVAAVISAACSALLFTWYLLTDQVPSQFVDAAPYVTTLLVLALSAQRLRMPKADGLPYRKGEGK; this is translated from the coding sequence GTGAGCACCAGCAAAGTCTCCGCCGCACGCGTCGCCCCCAAGAAGGGCGGCGGCCGCCACAAGCTCTCCCTGCCCGTCGTCCTGCTGATCGTCGCCGGCGCGCTCGCTCTCGTCTCGCTGGTCCGGCTGATCAGCGGCGCGGACGACGTGACCTCCGTCGGCCAGGTCGCGGGCGCCCTGGAACTGGCCGTTCCCATCGGCCTCGCCGGTCTCGGCGGTCTGTGGGCGGAGCGGGCCGGTGTCGTCAACATCGGGCTCGAAGGCATGATGATCCTCGGCACCTGGTTCGGTGCCTGGGCCGGATTCCAGTGGGGCCCGTGGGCGGGCGTCGCGTTCGGCATCATCGGCGGCGCGCTCGGCGGCCTGCTGCACGCGGTCATGACGGTCACCTTCGGCGTGAACCACATCGTCTCCGGTGTGGCGATCAACATCCTCGCCGTCGGCGTCACCCGCTACCTGTCGAACTTCACCTTCGCCAACGACCCCGGCGGCTCCTCCAAGCAGTCCCCCCGCCTGGAGGAGATCGACAAGATCACCATCCCCGGGCTCTCCGACTGGCTCCAGGATCTTCAACAGCACCACTGGTTCTTCGTCTCCGACCTCGCCGGCATCATCGGCGGGCTCGTCACCGGACTGTCCCTGCTGACCGTCGTCGCCCTGCTGCTGATCCCCGTCACCTGGTGGGTGCTGTGGCGCACGGCGTTCGGACTGCGGCTGCGCTCCTGCGGCGAGAGCCCGGTGGCCGCCGAGACCCTCGGCGTGAACGTCTACAAGTACAAGTACATCGCCGTCACCATCTCCGGCGGACTGGCCGGGCTCGGCGGCGCCTTCCTCGCCATCGTCGCCAGCAGCATCTACCAGGAGGGCCAGACCGGCGGCCGCGGCTACATCGGTCTCGCCGCGATGATCTTCGGCAACTGGATGCCGGGCGGCATGGCCCTGGGCGCCGGACTCTTCGGCTTCACCGACAGCCTCAAGCTGCGCGGCGGAGCGGAGAACGTCCACGCGATGCTGCTGCTCCTGGCGATCCTGCTGGTGATCGCCGTCCTGTGGCAGCTGTACCGGAAGAAGTACGTGGCCGCGGTGATCTCGGCCGCCTGCTCCGCGCTGCTGTTCACCTGGTACCTGCTGACCGACCAGGTCCCGAGCCAGTTCGTCGACGCCGCCCCGTACGTCACGACGCTGCTCGTGCTCGCCCTGTCCGCACAGCGGCTGCGGATGCCCAAGGCCGACGGCCTGCCGTACCGCAAGGGCGAGGGCAAGTGA
- a CDS encoding cytidine deaminase, with product MAPADWEALRTAARDAMSRAYAPYSGYPVGAAARVDDGRTISGCNVENASYGIGLCAECGLVSQLHATGGGRLTHFICVDGSGEVLVPCGRCRQLLYEFGGPELVLETPDGLRTLDEMLPQAFGPAHLG from the coding sequence ATGGCCCCGGCCGACTGGGAAGCGCTGCGTACGGCCGCCCGGGACGCGATGTCCCGGGCGTACGCCCCGTACTCGGGCTACCCGGTCGGCGCGGCCGCCCGGGTCGACGACGGCCGCACGATCTCCGGCTGCAACGTCGAGAACGCCTCGTACGGCATCGGTCTGTGCGCCGAGTGCGGCCTGGTCTCCCAGCTGCACGCCACCGGGGGCGGCCGCCTGACCCACTTCATCTGCGTGGACGGGTCGGGCGAGGTCCTGGTGCCGTGCGGCAGGTGCCGCCAGCTGCTGTACGAGTTCGGCGGACCGGAGCTCGTCCTGGAGACCCCGGACGGCCTGCGCACGCTGGACGAGATGCTGCCGCAGGCGTTCGGCCCCGCACACCTCGGCTGA
- a CDS encoding thymidine phosphorylase → MDAISVIRTKRDRGELTPEQIDWVIDAYTRGEVADEQMSALAMAILLNGMNRTEIARWTAAMIASGERMNFDTLSRPTTDKHSTGGVGDKITLPLAPLVAACGAAVPQLSGRGLGHTGGTLDKLESIPGWRAHLSNAEMLDVLDTTGAVICAAGDGLAPADKKLYALRDVTGTVEAIPLIASSIMSKKIAEGTGALVLDVKVGSGAFMKTLDDARELASTMVALGTDSGVRTVALLTDMSTPLGLTAGNALEVRESVEVLAGGGPRDVIDLTLALAREMLDAAGLKDADPEKALADGSAMDVWRRMISAQGGDPDATLPVAREQHVIRASSSGVLTRLDAYDIGVAAWRLGAGRARKEDPVQAGAGVELHAKPGDEITAGQPLLTLHTDTPEKFDYALKALPDAYDIAPSGTPFTATPVVRERIA, encoded by the coding sequence ATGGACGCCATCTCCGTCATCCGCACCAAGCGGGACCGAGGCGAGCTGACCCCCGAGCAGATCGACTGGGTCATCGACGCGTACACCCGCGGCGAGGTCGCAGACGAGCAGATGTCCGCGCTGGCCATGGCGATCCTGCTGAACGGCATGAACCGTACGGAGATCGCCCGCTGGACCGCCGCGATGATCGCCTCCGGTGAGCGGATGAACTTCGACACCCTCTCCCGCCCCACCACCGACAAGCACTCCACGGGCGGCGTCGGCGACAAGATCACCCTCCCGCTCGCCCCGCTGGTCGCCGCCTGCGGCGCGGCCGTCCCCCAGCTCAGCGGCCGGGGCCTCGGCCACACCGGGGGCACGCTCGACAAGCTGGAGTCCATCCCCGGCTGGCGCGCGCACCTCTCCAACGCCGAGATGCTGGACGTCCTCGACACCACCGGCGCCGTCATCTGCGCGGCGGGCGACGGCCTGGCCCCCGCCGACAAGAAGCTGTACGCGCTCCGCGACGTCACCGGCACCGTCGAGGCGATCCCGCTCATCGCCAGCTCGATCATGTCCAAGAAGATCGCGGAGGGCACCGGCGCCCTCGTCCTGGACGTCAAGGTCGGCTCCGGCGCCTTCATGAAGACCCTGGACGACGCCCGCGAACTCGCCTCCACCATGGTCGCCCTCGGCACCGACAGCGGCGTCCGCACGGTCGCCCTGCTCACCGACATGTCCACCCCCCTCGGCCTGACCGCGGGCAACGCGCTGGAGGTCCGCGAGTCCGTCGAGGTGCTGGCCGGCGGCGGCCCCAGGGACGTCATCGACCTCACCCTGGCCCTCGCCCGCGAGATGCTGGACGCGGCCGGCCTCAAGGACGCCGACCCGGAGAAGGCCCTCGCCGACGGCTCCGCCATGGACGTCTGGCGCCGCATGATCTCCGCCCAGGGCGGCGACCCCGACGCCACGCTCCCGGTCGCCCGCGAACAGCACGTCATCAGGGCCTCCTCCTCCGGCGTCCTGACCCGCCTCGACGCCTACGACATCGGCGTGGCCGCCTGGCGCCTCGGCGCGGGCCGCGCCCGCAAGGAGGACCCGGTCCAGGCCGGCGCGGGCGTCGAACTCCACGCCAAGCCGGGCGACGAGATCACCGCGGGCCAGCCGCTGCTGACCCTGCACACGGACACCCCGGAGAAGTTCGACTACGCCCTGAAGGCACTGCCCGACGCCTACGACATCGCCCCGTCGGGCACCCCGTTCACGGCCACCCCGGTGGTGCGGGAACGTATCGCCTGA
- a CDS encoding STAS domain-containing protein, with the protein MSFRRTGGLPHMDASPPPALVVSGHLTREAVRHLCADLEALLSTSDTPVVDCDVRAIAHPDLTTVEAIARLALTARRANGRRLRLRGTPPGLRALLELVGLGEVTF; encoded by the coding sequence ATGAGTTTCCGGCGCACCGGCGGTCTCCCCCATATGGACGCCTCGCCCCCACCCGCCCTCGTCGTCTCCGGCCACCTCACCCGCGAGGCCGTCCGCCACCTCTGCGCGGACCTGGAAGCGCTCCTGTCCACGTCGGACACCCCCGTGGTGGACTGCGACGTGAGAGCCATCGCCCACCCGGACCTGACCACGGTCGAGGCCATAGCCCGCCTCGCCCTGACCGCCCGCCGAGCGAACGGCCGCCGCCTGCGCCTACGGGGGACACCCCCGGGGCTTCGTGCGCTGCTGGAGTTGGTGGGGCTGGGGGAGGTGACGTTCTGA
- a CDS encoding TetR/AcrR family transcriptional regulator, protein MGEPAGRALRADAERSVRAVLEAAERVLAEDPGASMEQIAAAAGVARTTIHRRFANRQSLIEALALSAARQLAQAVDDGRPDTAPPLVAMHRITANVLQVKGAWAFALELPADPDSEAAALQQDIDRRCVAVLTRARTEKLIDESADLDWVRRVYYALIGESLRGNPDGSDPDALAARIIETLLHGAGPGA, encoded by the coding sequence ATGGGCGAGCCGGCGGGACGGGCATTGCGGGCGGACGCGGAGCGCAGCGTGCGCGCGGTGCTGGAGGCGGCCGAGCGGGTCCTCGCGGAGGACCCCGGCGCGTCCATGGAGCAGATCGCCGCGGCGGCCGGTGTGGCCCGCACGACGATCCACCGGCGGTTCGCCAACCGGCAGTCACTGATCGAGGCGCTGGCACTGTCGGCGGCCCGTCAGCTCGCCCAGGCGGTGGACGACGGCAGGCCGGACACCGCACCGCCACTGGTGGCCATGCACCGGATCACGGCCAACGTCCTCCAGGTCAAGGGCGCCTGGGCATTCGCGCTGGAGCTGCCGGCCGACCCGGACAGCGAGGCCGCCGCCCTCCAGCAGGACATCGACCGCCGCTGCGTCGCCGTACTCACGCGGGCACGGACGGAGAAGCTCATCGACGAGTCGGCCGACCTGGACTGGGTGCGGCGGGTCTACTACGCGCTCATCGGCGAGTCCCTGCGCGGCAACCCGGACGGGTCCGACCCGGACGCCCTCGCCGCCCGCATCATCGAGACCTTGCTGCACGGAGCGGGCCCGGGCGCCTGA
- a CDS encoding SDR family NAD(P)-dependent oxidoreductase, whose amino-acid sequence MSSSTGTALVTGASSGLGAEFAAQLAAQGHDLILVARSGDRLAALAEHLSAEHGVRAEVVVQDLAEPDAARRIADELAARGLTVDLLVNNAGFGTCGRFEEIPGARDHDQLMVNVVALVDLTHALLPGMLERGRGAVVNVASNAAFQPSPYFAVYGASKAFVLNFGLALRQEYRRRGIRVLTLCPGPVETAFFDVIGTRNAAVTGSMTTPEPVVRAALRALDRDRGYLAPGLGNALTAHLTPRRPRTVVAAIAERITRKVLTPAPTTPKPQAQAQEQPQPQKQKQEHTA is encoded by the coding sequence ATGTCCAGCAGCACCGGCACCGCCCTCGTCACCGGAGCCTCGTCCGGCCTCGGCGCGGAGTTCGCCGCGCAACTCGCCGCCCAGGGGCACGACCTGATCCTCGTGGCCCGCTCCGGCGACCGGCTCGCCGCGCTCGCCGAGCACCTGAGCGCCGAGCACGGCGTGCGCGCCGAAGTGGTCGTCCAGGACCTCGCCGAGCCGGACGCCGCCCGCCGCATCGCCGACGAGCTGGCGGCCCGCGGTCTGACCGTCGACCTCCTGGTCAACAACGCGGGCTTCGGCACCTGCGGCCGCTTCGAGGAGATACCGGGCGCCCGCGACCACGACCAGCTGATGGTCAACGTCGTCGCGCTGGTCGACCTCACCCACGCACTGCTGCCCGGCATGCTGGAGCGCGGGCGCGGCGCGGTGGTCAACGTCGCGTCCAACGCCGCCTTCCAGCCCTCCCCGTACTTCGCGGTCTACGGGGCGTCCAAGGCCTTCGTGCTCAACTTCGGGCTCGCGCTGCGGCAGGAGTACCGCCGACGCGGCATCCGGGTGCTCACGCTGTGCCCCGGCCCGGTCGAGACCGCGTTCTTCGACGTCATCGGCACCCGCAACGCGGCCGTCACCGGCTCCATGACCACCCCCGAGCCCGTCGTACGCGCCGCCCTGCGCGCACTGGACCGCGACCGCGGCTACCTCGCCCCCGGACTCGGCAACGCCCTGACCGCCCACCTGACACCGCGCCGCCCCCGGACCGTGGTCGCCGCCATAGCCGAACGCATCACCCGCAAGGTCCTGACCCCGGCGCCCACCACCCCGAAGCCGCAGGCGCAGGCGCAGGAGCAGCCGCAGCCGCAGAAGCAGAAGCAGGAGCACACCGCGTGA
- a CDS encoding sigma-70 family RNA polymerase sigma factor codes for MTDLTAAATESGTGTGAAADIDSRLEGHRVELTGYCYRMLGSAFEAEDAVQDTLVRAWRNFDKFEGRSSLRSWLYRIATNVCLDMLNAGKKRARPVDLSGPTPLAQAALNPLPENTWLEPMPDGRIIPSADDPAEAAVARESVRLAFVAALQHLPPKQRAVLILREVLAWKASEVAELLDTSVASVNSALQRARATLTDHESVAADAANPLDEEQAKLLERYVAAFEGYDMKALTALLHEDAVMTMPPFDLWLQGHDDITGFMTSFGASCADSRLITVSANGTPAFAHYKPNPEGPGLVPWALQVIDISDGAITAMHCFLDTARWFPLFGLPDHLDAEGVPEGA; via the coding sequence ATGACTGATCTGACGGCGGCAGCGACGGAATCGGGCACGGGGACCGGTGCGGCGGCCGATATCGACAGCCGTCTGGAGGGACACCGGGTCGAGCTGACCGGTTACTGCTACCGGATGCTCGGTTCGGCCTTCGAGGCGGAGGACGCGGTCCAGGACACGCTGGTGCGGGCCTGGCGCAACTTCGACAAGTTCGAGGGCCGCTCCTCGCTGCGGTCCTGGCTGTACCGCATCGCGACCAACGTCTGCCTGGACATGCTGAACGCGGGCAAGAAGCGGGCGAGGCCGGTCGACCTGTCCGGCCCGACGCCGCTCGCGCAGGCCGCGCTCAACCCGCTGCCGGAGAACACCTGGCTGGAGCCGATGCCGGACGGCCGGATCATCCCCTCGGCCGACGACCCGGCCGAGGCGGCGGTGGCGCGCGAATCGGTACGGCTGGCGTTCGTCGCCGCGCTCCAGCACCTGCCGCCGAAGCAGCGGGCCGTGCTGATCCTGCGCGAGGTGCTCGCGTGGAAGGCGAGCGAGGTCGCGGAGTTGCTCGACACCTCCGTCGCCTCGGTCAACAGCGCCCTCCAGCGCGCCCGCGCCACGCTCACCGACCACGAGTCCGTGGCCGCCGACGCGGCGAACCCCCTGGACGAGGAGCAGGCCAAGCTGCTGGAGCGGTACGTGGCGGCGTTCGAGGGCTACGACATGAAGGCTCTGACAGCGCTGCTCCACGAGGACGCGGTGATGACGATGCCGCCGTTCGACCTCTGGCTCCAGGGCCACGACGACATCACCGGCTTCATGACGTCCTTCGGCGCGAGCTGCGCCGACTCCCGCCTGATCACCGTCTCCGCCAACGGCACCCCGGCCTTCGCCCACTACAAGCCGAATCCGGAGGGGCCCGGGTTGGTGCCGTGGGCGCTCCAGGTCATCGACATCTCGGACGGCGCGATCACGGCCATGCACTGCTTCCTGGACACCGCGCGCTGGTTCCCGCTGTTCGGGCTGCCGGACCACTTGGACGCGGAGGGCGTGCCCGAAGGGGCGTGA